The Streptomyces luteogriseus genome includes a window with the following:
- a CDS encoding aldo/keto reductase: MSNRFRLGGDLDVNRLGFGAMRLPSKDGMGGPARDPEAGRAVLRRAVELGVDHIDTADFYVSHDGAVRANSLIREALYPYPSNLVIATKVGPIIRPDGLHQGTPADMRGLVEANLTGLGVDRLDLVYLRIGAMTPPHGESLAERFEALAALREEGLIRHLGLSNVDTGHLAEARAIAPVAAVQNHAAQSDDADVMAACQESGIAFVPFFPVGGGRELDDERLAKVAARHRATVPQIGLARLLASSPVALAIPGTGSLPHLEDNMAAAVITLTDDDLADLS; this comes from the coding sequence ATGAGCAACAGATTCCGCCTCGGCGGCGACCTGGACGTCAACCGGCTCGGATTCGGCGCCATGCGCCTGCCGTCCAAGGACGGTATGGGCGGCCCCGCCCGCGACCCCGAGGCCGGCCGTGCCGTGCTGCGGCGTGCCGTCGAACTCGGGGTCGACCACATCGACACCGCCGACTTCTACGTCAGCCACGACGGTGCGGTGCGTGCGAACAGCCTGATTCGCGAGGCGCTGTACCCCTACCCGTCCAACCTGGTCATCGCGACCAAGGTGGGCCCGATCATCCGTCCCGACGGCCTCCACCAGGGCACCCCGGCCGACATGCGCGGCCTTGTCGAAGCCAACCTCACCGGCCTGGGCGTGGACCGGCTCGATCTCGTCTATCTGCGCATCGGGGCGATGACACCCCCGCACGGCGAGTCGCTCGCCGAACGCTTCGAGGCGCTCGCCGCGCTGCGCGAGGAGGGCCTGATCCGGCACCTCGGCCTCAGCAACGTCGACACCGGCCATCTCGCGGAGGCCCGCGCCATCGCACCTGTCGCCGCCGTACAGAACCACGCCGCCCAGTCTGACGACGCGGACGTCATGGCCGCCTGCCAGGAGTCCGGCATCGCTTTCGTGCCCTTCTTCCCTGTCGGCGGCGGTCGGGAACTCGACGACGAGCGTCTCGCGAAGGTGGCGGCCCGGCACCGCGCCACCGTCCCCCAGATCGGCCTCGCCCGGCTGCTGGCCTCCTCCCCGGTGGCCCTGGCCATCCCGGGCACGGGATCCCTCCCGCACCTGGAGGACAACATGGCCGCCGCCGTGATCACCCTCACCGACGACGACCTCGCCGACCTGTCCTGA
- a CDS encoding type I restriction-modification system subunit M, producing METRDSTPDKEAEPIDTPDRAGTLQEALWKAVDKLRGSVDAADYRELVLGVFFLRYVSDAFDRRRAELARELEADGVSEDRFDAFLDDPDAYASARVLWVPETARWTWITSHVKSRHLVAVLDGAMAAIMREHTSLAGALPRNFHDGVDTKSLAGLVQVVDETRFTETQGRPTGDVLADVYEYFLVSFARAEGRRGGESLTPRSVARLAVELLEPYEGRLYDPACGSAGMLVEAARFVETRRGTAHLDDLVVYGQEINEQAWRLARMNLVVHGVEGDLGARWGDTLADDRHPGLEADFVLSVPPFNMSHRALNETDPRWRYGVPPRDGANYAWLQHALAKLGPYGTASVVLANGSLYAKSGCGIRRAMVEDDVVACVVALPPRLFHTTQIPACLWILTKDKGPQGTRGSVDRRGQILFVDAREAGTLHGRTERVLTEADLARIAGTYHAWRGTLSAGGKRAAYRDEPGFCASVGLEAVRHHGYDLTPSRYVLHAPVGSATQDDRRGELQALTRNLDVLFD from the coding sequence GTGGAAACGCGAGACTCGACGCCTGACAAAGAGGCGGAGCCGATCGACACCCCGGACCGCGCTGGCACGCTTCAGGAAGCGCTCTGGAAGGCAGTCGACAAGCTGCGGGGCTCCGTCGACGCCGCCGACTACCGGGAGCTCGTCCTCGGGGTCTTCTTCCTGCGGTACGTCTCCGATGCATTCGACCGGCGCCGTGCGGAGCTGGCCCGCGAACTTGAGGCGGACGGGGTCTCGGAGGACCGTTTCGACGCGTTCCTGGATGACCCCGACGCGTACGCGAGCGCCCGGGTCCTGTGGGTTCCGGAGACGGCCCGCTGGACGTGGATCACCTCTCACGTCAAAAGCCGACACCTCGTCGCGGTTCTCGACGGGGCGATGGCCGCGATCATGCGGGAGCACACGTCCCTGGCGGGGGCCCTGCCTCGGAACTTCCACGACGGTGTCGACACGAAGAGCCTGGCGGGACTCGTCCAAGTGGTGGACGAGACGCGTTTCACCGAGACCCAGGGACGGCCGACGGGGGACGTACTCGCCGACGTGTACGAGTACTTTCTTGTCAGCTTCGCGCGCGCTGAGGGCCGACGCGGCGGCGAGTCCCTCACGCCGCGGTCGGTGGCCCGGCTGGCCGTGGAGCTCCTGGAGCCATACGAGGGTCGGCTGTACGACCCGGCGTGCGGCTCGGCAGGCATGCTCGTGGAGGCGGCCCGGTTCGTCGAGACCCGACGGGGAACAGCGCACCTGGATGACCTCGTGGTCTACGGCCAGGAGATCAACGAGCAGGCTTGGCGACTCGCCAGGATGAACCTCGTCGTACACGGAGTCGAGGGAGACCTGGGCGCCCGCTGGGGCGACACCCTCGCCGACGACCGGCACCCCGGCCTGGAAGCCGACTTCGTGCTGAGCGTCCCGCCCTTCAACATGTCGCACCGGGCACTCAACGAAACCGACCCGAGATGGCGATACGGCGTCCCGCCGCGTGACGGCGCCAACTACGCCTGGCTGCAACACGCCCTGGCCAAGCTGGGACCGTATGGGACTGCGAGCGTCGTCCTAGCCAACGGCTCCCTGTACGCGAAGAGCGGGTGCGGGATCCGCCGGGCGATGGTGGAGGACGACGTCGTGGCCTGTGTGGTCGCGCTTCCACCTCGCCTCTTCCATACAACCCAGATCCCGGCCTGCCTCTGGATCCTGACCAAGGACAAGGGCCCGCAGGGCACGCGGGGGTCGGTGGACCGGCGAGGCCAGATCCTGTTCGTCGACGCTCGCGAGGCGGGCACGCTCCACGGCCGGACGGAACGCGTCCTCACCGAGGCCGATCTCGCGAGGATCGCCGGGACCTACCACGCCTGGCGGGGCACACTGTCGGCAGGGGGAAAGCGGGCCGCGTACCGCGACGAGCCCGGCTTCTGTGCCTCCGTCGGCCTGGAGGCCGTACGGCACCACGGGTACGACCTGACGCCGTCGCGGTACGTGCTCCACGCCCCGGTCGGCTCCGCGACCCAGGATGACCGGCGGGGCGAGCTCCAGGCTCTAACGAGGAACCTGGACGTGCTGTTCGACTGA
- a CDS encoding trypco2 family protein codes for MLAISLAEAIDDLRQELYVAQDLGKDQQFAFTVEEAELELLLELRDSGKADGRLTFGVAVVGAGGEHATVRTHRLKLKLAIRDRAAGGTNPQISDDESGSWDD; via the coding sequence ATGCTGGCGATCAGTCTGGCCGAGGCCATCGACGACTTGCGGCAGGAGCTGTACGTGGCGCAGGACCTCGGGAAGGACCAGCAGTTCGCCTTCACCGTCGAGGAAGCGGAACTAGAGCTCCTGCTCGAACTGCGCGACAGCGGCAAAGCCGACGGCCGGCTGACCTTCGGCGTGGCCGTCGTCGGCGCGGGCGGCGAGCACGCGACCGTCCGGACCCACCGGCTGAAGCTCAAGCTGGCGATCCGGGACCGCGCCGCCGGAGGTACCAACCCCCAGATCAGCGACGACGAATCCGGGTCCTGGGACGATTGA